In Candidatus Babeliales bacterium, one genomic interval encodes:
- a CDS encoding ATP-binding protein, giving the protein MKREKFLDLIEMQFRVHPACALLGPRQVGKTTLAKMYVEKYFPNDAYFFDLENPSDIVRLENPMFTLQNISQKLIVIDEIQRRPELFPVLRVIIDSTRIPLDENDSLAKQKVQAQQKQFLILGSASRDLIRQSSETLAGRIGYIELFPFSLTEVSDSARLWLRGGFPNSYLAHSDVDSYIWRQSYITTFLERDIPSLGFEIPAQQLRRFWLMLAHYHGQIFNASEIGRSLGVSDHTVRKYLDILAGTFMVRELVPWFENLQKRQVKSPKIYFRDSGILYALIEVTTWDQLYAHPRLGAFWEGFALEEIIAASGASVEECYFWATHAHAELDLLIMKHNKRIGFEFKYTDAPKITKSMTIASVDLKLDHLIIVYPGNSTFPLAENITVYGLENIARGNTINQFF; this is encoded by the coding sequence ATGAAAAGAGAAAAATTTCTAGATTTAATAGAAATGCAATTTCGTGTACATCCAGCGTGTGCTTTGCTTGGACCACGCCAGGTTGGTAAAACGACTCTTGCAAAAATGTATGTTGAAAAATATTTTCCAAATGATGCATACTTTTTTGATTTGGAGAATCCATCGGATATTGTGCGCCTGGAAAATCCGATGTTTACGTTACAAAATATTTCACAAAAATTAATTGTTATTGACGAAATTCAAAGAAGGCCGGAATTGTTTCCGGTCTTACGTGTTATTATTGATTCGACACGTATTCCTTTAGACGAGAATGATTCTTTAGCCAAGCAAAAGGTACAAGCGCAACAAAAACAATTTTTGATTTTAGGTAGTGCATCGCGAGATCTTATTAGACAGTCATCAGAAACGCTTGCAGGACGCATTGGGTATATAGAATTATTTCCATTTTCCCTAACTGAGGTTAGCGACAGCGCACGATTGTGGTTACGTGGTGGTTTTCCTAATTCTTATTTGGCGCATAGCGATGTTGATAGCTATATATGGCGACAAAGCTACATTACTACATTTTTAGAGCGAGATATTCCAAGTTTAGGATTTGAAATCCCTGCCCAACAGTTGAGAAGATTTTGGCTTATGCTTGCTCATTATCATGGACAAATATTTAACGCAAGTGAGATTGGCCGGTCTTTAGGAGTTTCTGATCACACAGTTCGTAAATATCTGGATATTTTGGCTGGAACATTTATGGTACGCGAGCTTGTGCCATGGTTTGAAAATTTACAAAAACGACAGGTAAAATCCCCAAAAATTTATTTTCGCGATAGTGGTATTTTGTACGCGTTAATAGAAGTGACAACATGGGATCAGTTATATGCGCACCCTCGGCTTGGAGCTTTTTGGGAAGGGTTTGCTCTAGAAGAAATTATTGCTGCTTCTGGTGCATCAGTTGAAGAGTGCTACTTTTGGGCAACTCATGCTCATGCTGAGTTAGATTTATTAATCATGAAACACAACAAGCGCATTGGTTTTGAATTCAAATATACCGATGCTCCAAAAATTACCAAATCTATGACTATTGCATCTGTAGACTTAAAATTGGATCACCTCATTATTGTATATCCAGGAAATAGCACGTTTCCTTTGGCAGAGAATATTACGGTCTATGGACTTGAAAATATTGCTCGTGGCAATACTATAAATCAATTTTTTTAA
- the hisS gene encoding histidine--tRNA ligase, which yields MIPRVKGTQDFIDCTLFNFIIDSVKKHLSLYHFTEIQTPILESVDLFLRSLGTYTEVVSKEMFIIEPRQESSEDRICLRPEGTAPTVRAFNEHHIQTTPWKVFSWGPMFRYERPQKGRFRQFHQVTMEIIGSGSVAEDAQFITMLDRFFNEILKITNYALVINFLGCSEDREKYLGTLKKFMDKPDIIKNICVQCTERTKHNIMRIFDCKNPQCQEIYTAAPYIADNLCEGCTQEWQELQKQLTLLSVSHVYRPTLVRGLDYYNKTVFEFVSKDLGAQDTFCGGGRYNQLVKQLGGNQDKAAIGAAFGMERLMLLLEPLRNQLNIPHPAILHMLIPMTPAQHTLALLLADELRAHNICTDIVFEGSMKSMMRKTSSSGATYALILGETEQQERTVMVKNMITGTEESVAQVDVVKMLKR from the coding sequence ATGATTCCACGAGTAAAAGGAACACAAGATTTTATCGATTGCACATTATTCAATTTTATTATTGATTCAGTAAAAAAACACCTTTCACTCTACCATTTTACTGAAATTCAAACCCCTATTCTGGAATCAGTCGACCTTTTTCTCAGATCATTAGGCACCTACACCGAAGTAGTATCCAAAGAAATGTTTATCATAGAACCACGCCAAGAAAGCAGTGAAGATCGCATTTGTTTGCGTCCAGAAGGAACAGCACCAACGGTACGTGCATTTAACGAACATCATATCCAAACAACTCCATGGAAAGTTTTTTCATGGGGACCAATGTTTCGATACGAACGACCACAAAAAGGAAGATTCCGTCAATTCCATCAAGTAACTATGGAAATCATTGGTTCAGGATCCGTTGCTGAAGATGCACAATTCATTACCATGCTGGATCGTTTTTTTAATGAAATCTTAAAAATTACCAACTACGCTCTGGTGATTAACTTTTTAGGCTGCTCAGAAGATCGCGAAAAATATCTAGGCACGCTTAAGAAATTTATGGATAAACCAGACATAATCAAAAATATTTGCGTTCAATGCACTGAACGCACAAAACACAATATTATGCGTATTTTTGATTGTAAAAATCCGCAATGCCAAGAAATATACACAGCAGCACCCTACATTGCAGATAATTTATGTGAAGGCTGCACTCAAGAATGGCAAGAGCTGCAGAAACAATTAACTCTTTTATCTGTTTCGCATGTATATCGACCAACATTGGTCCGTGGCCTTGATTATTATAACAAAACCGTATTCGAGTTCGTCAGTAAAGATCTTGGCGCGCAGGACACATTTTGTGGTGGAGGACGCTATAACCAATTAGTCAAGCAACTTGGCGGTAATCAAGATAAGGCTGCAATCGGTGCTGCCTTTGGTATGGAGCGACTTATGCTTTTGCTTGAACCATTGCGCAACCAATTGAATATTCCACACCCTGCAATTCTGCATATGCTTATTCCCATGACACCTGCACAACACACATTGGCTTTACTACTTGCCGATGAATTACGCGCACATAACATATGCACTGATATTGTATTTGAAGGCTCCATGAAAAGCATGATGCGTAAAACCAGCAGTTCTGGTGCTACATACGCACTCATTCTTGGCGAAACAGAACAGCAAGAACGTACTGTCATGGTAAAAAATATGATTACAGGAACTGAAGAATCTGTTGCGCAAGTTGATGTGGTGAAGATGTTGAAAAGATAA
- a CDS encoding DUF1653 domain-containing protein → MQTLIDHIKPDQLWRHYKGNDYRIIAVSCHSEDLTWYVVYEALYDNNVSKIWHRPLDMFLENVEIDNKMVPRFTHIK, encoded by the coding sequence ATGCAAACACTCATTGATCACATTAAACCAGACCAATTATGGCGCCACTACAAAGGTAATGACTACCGCATCATTGCAGTTTCATGCCACTCAGAGGATCTGACATGGTATGTTGTGTATGAGGCATTATACGATAATAATGTCAGTAAAATTTGGCATCGCCCTTTAGATATGTTTTTAGAGAATGTAGAAATTGACAATAAAATGGTGCCAAGATTTACTCACATTAAGTAA
- a CDS encoding carbohydrate kinase family protein, translating to MKKILTIGSAMQDIFTEYEGVETLHLHTKEEDLSYVCMRAGRKIEIQHLIYYCGGGAANSAVSFTRFGFDVSIFCKVGTDQAGDFVLETLEKEKVSTTHVIRTQQAPTGNAFIVPGPQGNSAVLVYRGANVTLTKSELSESTIAQVDQLYITSLSGPAAPLLIPITQLAKKYNKPVAANPGTSQLHAGPEYLKEALSGITILILNSYEAELLMTTLVVVLPPLEIEQYHDDTLPELLKKPLGSATTCFTLQQFFKAVHACGPQIIVVTNGAEGVYASDQTTIYFHPSIKIDIVSSIGAGDAFGSCFIAQLNHDTSIEDALRAGVINSASVIQHLGTQTGLLTADEINKRREQLDKNLLKKYQLM from the coding sequence ATGAAAAAAATACTGACCATTGGTAGTGCTATGCAAGATATTTTCACTGAATATGAAGGAGTAGAAACACTCCACCTGCACACCAAAGAAGAAGATTTATCGTATGTCTGCATGCGAGCGGGAAGAAAAATAGAAATACAACACCTTATTTATTACTGTGGTGGAGGCGCTGCTAATAGCGCAGTATCATTTACACGATTTGGTTTTGATGTCAGTATTTTTTGTAAAGTTGGCACTGATCAGGCAGGCGATTTTGTTTTAGAAACACTCGAAAAAGAAAAAGTTTCTACCACTCATGTTATCAGAACACAACAAGCTCCCACGGGTAACGCATTTATTGTTCCTGGTCCTCAAGGCAACAGCGCTGTTTTAGTGTATCGTGGAGCCAACGTTACTCTTACAAAATCAGAGCTATCCGAATCTACCATCGCTCAAGTAGATCAATTATATATCACTTCACTCAGCGGCCCTGCTGCGCCACTATTAATCCCCATTACACAACTGGCAAAGAAATATAATAAACCTGTTGCCGCTAATCCCGGGACTAGTCAGCTCCATGCAGGTCCTGAGTATTTAAAAGAAGCTCTATCTGGCATAACTATTTTAATTTTAAATAGTTATGAAGCAGAACTACTTATGACCACACTCGTTGTTGTATTGCCACCATTGGAAATTGAACAATATCACGACGATACATTACCAGAATTACTTAAAAAACCGCTTGGCTCAGCAACAACCTGTTTTACCCTGCAACAGTTTTTTAAAGCAGTGCATGCATGTGGGCCGCAGATAATCGTTGTAACAAACGGGGCAGAAGGCGTTTATGCATCCGATCAAACTACTATTTATTTTCACCCAAGCATCAAAATTGATATTGTCAGCAGTATTGGAGCAGGAGACGCTTTTGGCTCATGTTTTATTGCGCAATTGAACCATGATACATCTATCGAAGATGCGTTGCGTGCAGGTGTTATCAATAGTGCTTCAGTTATTCAACACCTTGGTACACAGACAGGACTTCTTACTGCCGATGAAATTAATAAAAGACGGGAACAACTTGATAAAAATTTACTCAAAAAATACCAACTCATGTAA